The proteins below are encoded in one region of Paenacidovorax monticola:
- a CDS encoding DsbA family protein: MKHITFYLDFVSPYAWLAFERMPQVLEGLSYSASYQPVLLGALLQQQGNPGPAGIPPKRDWTYRHVSWLGHALGTGLQMPARHPFKPLPLLRQALACSEDGQINRFVAGAVLRHVWLGGHDALDPARLAALAQLLEPQVRPGDDSGERAKALLRANTEQAAAAGVFGVPAYAVDGRVFWGLDGLPMLRAYLEGDAWFDGPEWSAVCQVPSGLGG; this comes from the coding sequence ATGAAGCACATCACGTTCTACCTGGACTTCGTGTCGCCCTATGCCTGGCTGGCGTTCGAGCGCATGCCGCAGGTGCTCGAAGGGCTGAGCTACAGCGCGTCCTACCAGCCCGTGCTGCTGGGGGCGCTGCTGCAGCAGCAGGGCAACCCCGGGCCGGCGGGCATTCCCCCGAAGCGCGACTGGACCTACCGCCACGTGAGCTGGCTGGGCCATGCGCTGGGCACCGGCCTGCAGATGCCGGCGCGCCACCCCTTCAAGCCGCTGCCGCTGCTGCGCCAGGCCCTGGCCTGCAGCGAGGACGGGCAGATCAACCGCTTCGTGGCCGGCGCCGTGCTGCGCCATGTGTGGCTGGGCGGGCACGATGCGCTGGACCCCGCACGGCTGGCGGCGCTGGCGCAGTTGCTGGAGCCCCAGGTCCGCCCTGGCGACGACAGCGGCGAGCGCGCCAAGGCCCTGCTGCGCGCCAACACCGAGCAGGCCGCCGCCGCGGGCGTGTTCGGCGTGCCGGCCTATGCCGTCGACGGCCGGGTGTTCTGGGGGCTGGATGGCCTGCCGATGCTGCGCGCCTACCTCGAGGGCGATGCCTGGTTCGACGGGCCGGAATGGTCGGCCGTCTGTCAGGTTCCGTCGGGCCTGGGGGGCTGA
- a CDS encoding MFS transporter has protein sequence MAINAASVGASHSAPRPMSPEERKVIFASSLGTVFEWYDFYLYGSLAAIIAKQFFSGLDAGSAFIFALLAFAAGFIVRPFGALVFGRLGDMIGRKYTFLVTILIMGLSTFIVGVLPTYASIGVAAPVILIALRLLQGLALGGEYGGAATYVAEHAPHGKRGAYTAWIQTTATLGLFLSLLVILGTRTALGEEAFGDWGWRIPFLVSILLLGISVWIRLSLSESPAFQKMKAEGKTSKAPLAESFGQWKNLKIVILALVGLTAGQAVVWYTGQFYALFFLTQQLKVDAVTANLMIAAALLIGTPFFVVFGSLSDKIGRKPIIMLGCVLAVLTYFPVFKALTEAANPDLAAAQAKNKVVVVADPAECSFQFNPTGTVKFTSSCDIAKQVLAAGSVSYDNEAAPAGTPAVIKIGETSIPSYASKGLPADEAKAKDAAFKKAVAETLKKEGYPSKADPAKMNKVMMIVILTYLVILVTMVYGPIAAMLVEMFPTRIRYTSMSLPYHIGNGWFGGLLPTMSFAIVAQTGNMYNGLWYPIVIAGVTAVIGTLFIRETKDVDIYAND, from the coding sequence ATGGCCATCAATGCCGCCAGCGTGGGAGCGAGCCATTCGGCTCCCCGGCCGATGTCGCCGGAGGAGCGCAAGGTGATCTTTGCGTCGTCCCTCGGCACCGTGTTCGAGTGGTACGACTTTTACCTCTACGGCTCGCTTGCCGCGATCATCGCCAAGCAGTTCTTCAGCGGCCTCGATGCGGGCTCTGCCTTCATCTTCGCGCTGCTGGCCTTCGCCGCAGGCTTCATCGTGCGCCCCTTTGGCGCGCTGGTGTTCGGCCGCCTGGGCGACATGATCGGCCGCAAATACACCTTCCTGGTCACCATCCTGATCATGGGCCTGTCCACGTTCATCGTGGGCGTGCTGCCCACCTACGCCAGCATCGGCGTGGCGGCGCCCGTGATCCTGATCGCCCTGCGCCTGCTGCAAGGCCTGGCGCTGGGCGGTGAGTACGGCGGTGCCGCCACCTACGTGGCCGAGCATGCGCCGCACGGCAAGCGCGGTGCCTACACGGCCTGGATCCAGACCACGGCCACGCTGGGTCTGTTCCTGTCGCTGCTCGTGATCCTGGGCACCCGCACCGCCCTGGGCGAGGAAGCCTTCGGCGACTGGGGCTGGCGCATTCCGTTCCTGGTGTCCATCCTGCTGCTGGGCATCTCGGTGTGGATCCGCCTGTCGCTGTCCGAGTCGCCCGCCTTCCAGAAGATGAAGGCCGAGGGCAAGACCTCCAAGGCGCCTCTGGCCGAATCGTTCGGCCAGTGGAAGAACCTGAAGATCGTGATCCTCGCGCTGGTGGGCCTCACCGCCGGCCAGGCCGTCGTGTGGTACACGGGCCAGTTCTACGCGCTCTTCTTCCTCACGCAGCAGCTGAAGGTGGACGCCGTCACGGCCAACCTGATGATCGCCGCCGCGCTGCTGATCGGCACGCCCTTCTTCGTGGTGTTCGGCTCGCTGTCCGACAAGATCGGCCGCAAGCCCATCATCATGCTGGGCTGCGTGCTGGCCGTGCTGACCTACTTCCCCGTGTTCAAGGCACTGACCGAGGCCGCCAACCCCGACCTGGCCGCCGCGCAGGCCAAGAACAAGGTGGTGGTCGTGGCCGATCCTGCCGAGTGCTCGTTCCAGTTCAACCCCACGGGCACGGTCAAGTTCACCAGCTCGTGCGACATCGCCAAGCAGGTGCTGGCCGCCGGTTCGGTGAGCTATGACAACGAGGCCGCCCCGGCCGGTACGCCCGCCGTCATCAAGATCGGCGAGACCTCGATCCCGAGCTATGCCTCCAAGGGCCTGCCCGCCGACGAAGCCAAGGCCAAGGATGCCGCCTTCAAGAAGGCCGTGGCCGAGACCCTGAAGAAGGAAGGCTACCCGAGCAAGGCCGATCCCGCCAAGATGAACAAGGTCATGATGATCGTCATCCTGACCTACCTGGTGATCCTGGTGACCATGGTGTACGGCCCCATTGCCGCGATGCTCGTGGAAATGTTCCCCACCCGCATCCGCTACACCTCGATGAGCCTGCCGTACCACATCGGCAACGGCTGGTTTGGCGGCCTGCTGCCTACCATGTCGTTCGCCATCGTGGCGCAGACCGGCAACATGTACAACGGCCTGTGGTACCCCATCGTGATTGCCGGGGTGACCGCGGTGATCGGCACGCTGTTCATCCGCGAAACCAAGGACGTGGATATCTACGCCAACGACTGA
- a CDS encoding porin: MQKPNRLLLALLAVLGSTTAMAQSSVTLYGRVNTTVERQKVGDVSTTGLFNNSSRFGFKGVEDLGGGLKAGFQLESGFSSDTGASASTFFGRQSEVNLSGNFGMLRLGNFFPESYFATADYVSMHNHDTGSSSDALYQDPVWFGGTNKALGTGNKVAYRTPSFGGLTVEGAVILKETVTGGKNGLDLAANYNAGPLALGAGYSKIGGDNQFALRGFYSLGQFLVGGYYQRNDEDARGTRNNFRLAGAYLLGASEFHVNVGRANAWSKISNSAATQYTLAYNYNLSKRTKLYGYYTRVNNGTSAAYNVSTPGQDFSSLAVGVRHNF; this comes from the coding sequence ATGCAAAAACCGAATCGTCTGCTGCTGGCTCTGCTGGCTGTTCTGGGCAGCACCACTGCCATGGCGCAAAGCAGCGTCACCCTGTACGGCCGCGTGAACACGACCGTCGAGCGCCAAAAGGTGGGTGATGTCAGCACCACGGGCCTGTTCAACAACTCTTCGCGCTTCGGCTTCAAGGGCGTGGAAGACCTGGGTGGCGGCCTGAAGGCTGGCTTCCAACTGGAAAGCGGCTTCAGCTCCGACACCGGCGCTTCCGCCTCCACCTTCTTCGGCCGTCAGAGCGAAGTGAACCTGTCGGGCAACTTCGGCATGCTGCGCCTGGGCAACTTCTTCCCCGAGTCGTACTTCGCCACCGCCGACTACGTGAGCATGCACAACCATGACACGGGTTCGTCGAGCGACGCCCTGTACCAAGACCCCGTCTGGTTCGGCGGCACCAACAAGGCCCTGGGCACCGGCAACAAGGTGGCCTACCGTACCCCCAGCTTCGGCGGTCTGACCGTCGAAGGCGCCGTGATCCTGAAGGAAACGGTCACCGGCGGCAAGAACGGCCTCGATCTGGCTGCCAACTACAACGCTGGCCCCCTGGCTCTGGGCGCTGGCTACAGCAAGATCGGCGGCGACAACCAGTTCGCCCTGCGCGGCTTCTACTCGCTGGGCCAGTTCCTGGTGGGCGGCTACTACCAGCGCAACGACGAAGATGCACGCGGCACGCGCAACAACTTCCGTCTGGCCGGTGCCTACCTGCTGGGTGCTTCCGAGTTCCACGTGAACGTGGGCCGTGCCAACGCCTGGAGCAAGATCTCCAACTCGGCCGCCACCCAGTACACGCTGGCCTACAACTACAACCTGAGCAAGCGCACCAAGCTGTACGGCTACTACACCCGTGTGAACAACGGCACCAGCGCTGCCTACAACGTGTCCACCCCCGGCCAAGACTTCAGCTCGCTGGCAGTGGGCGTTCGCCACAACTTCTAA
- a CDS encoding IPTL-CTERM sorting domain-containing protein: MEWFTADDSATAPSDYQQASGTLNWSAGDSSPRTITVLVKGDTAVEPDERFSVFLANASGAILPPGSREGVGTITNDDGGTMPPPGGGAHSVPALSDWGQLALSATLIGAAALRRRLAPRANRPAPRSHA; encoded by the coding sequence GTGGAGTGGTTCACCGCCGACGACAGCGCCACCGCGCCATCGGACTACCAGCAAGCCTCCGGCACGCTGAACTGGTCGGCGGGCGACTCCAGCCCCCGCACCATTACCGTGCTGGTCAAGGGCGACACGGCCGTGGAACCCGACGAGCGGTTCAGCGTCTTCCTCGCCAACGCCTCCGGCGCCATCCTGCCGCCCGGCAGCCGCGAGGGCGTGGGCACCATCACCAACGACGACGGCGGAACCATGCCGCCCCCCGGCGGCGGCGCGCACTCCGTGCCCGCGCTGTCGGACTGGGGACAGCTCGCGCTCTCTGCCACGCTCATCGGTGCGGCCGCACTGCGCCGCCGTCTTGCCCCGCGCGCGAACCGCCCTGCACCCCGGAGCCATGCATGA
- a CDS encoding Calx-beta domain-containing protein has product MTHWTRAALAVLPLVVGLPAQADVKYLFSTPAYTLVRNAATPCGGGTCTDLATTESVTGYFTTAAPLPAHLTTSDDVRPLITGWRFSNGPLSFGHDSPGARATIFRLATDQAGKPTHAEIWVQRWQDQRDGSPLHKIGDRVEVITARTSPYNPEFNYTLLNMVCGVWGNTGDGVTDACLGGYNESEPTASIAKYPAPGRLVMDAPLATINNASVNEGHTGTTDMVFTVSLDKTPAAGVSLDWATADGWQARAGEDYVAASGTLTWAAGDAMPKTITVKVKGDTAFESSETLKVLLSNLVGVGGGASTVGTGTILNDDAPAPFPTLSISSASGPEGNGGTTPMRFFVSLSSPPHPTSAWSGSPPTTAPPRHRTTSKPPAR; this is encoded by the coding sequence ATGACCCACTGGACACGGGCCGCGCTCGCGGTCCTCCCCCTGGTTGTCGGCCTGCCCGCGCAGGCCGACGTAAAGTACCTCTTCAGCACGCCCGCCTACACGCTCGTCCGCAATGCCGCCACGCCCTGCGGCGGCGGTACCTGCACCGACCTGGCCACGACCGAGAGCGTGACCGGCTACTTCACTACCGCCGCACCGCTGCCAGCCCATCTGACGACCAGCGACGATGTGCGCCCCCTCATCACCGGATGGCGCTTCAGCAACGGCCCGCTCTCCTTCGGCCACGACTCGCCGGGCGCACGCGCCACCATCTTTCGCCTGGCGACCGACCAGGCGGGCAAACCCACGCACGCCGAAATCTGGGTACAACGCTGGCAAGACCAGCGCGACGGCAGCCCGCTGCACAAGATCGGCGACCGGGTCGAGGTCATCACCGCGCGCACCTCGCCCTACAACCCTGAGTTCAACTACACCCTGCTCAACATGGTCTGCGGCGTGTGGGGCAACACCGGCGACGGCGTGACCGACGCCTGCCTGGGCGGCTACAACGAAAGCGAGCCCACCGCCTCCATCGCCAAATACCCGGCGCCGGGCCGCCTGGTGATGGACGCGCCGCTGGCCACCATCAACAACGCGTCCGTGAACGAGGGCCACACAGGCACCACCGACATGGTGTTCACCGTATCGCTCGACAAGACTCCCGCGGCCGGCGTGAGCCTGGACTGGGCCACCGCCGATGGCTGGCAGGCACGGGCTGGCGAGGACTACGTGGCCGCCAGCGGCACCCTCACCTGGGCAGCGGGCGATGCCATGCCGAAGACCATCACGGTGAAGGTCAAAGGCGACACCGCCTTCGAGAGCAGCGAAACCCTCAAGGTGCTGCTGAGCAACCTCGTGGGCGTCGGCGGCGGTGCCTCCACCGTGGGCACCGGCACCATCCTCAATGACGATGCTCCCGCGCCCTTCCCCACGCTGTCGATCAGCAGCGCATCGGGGCCCGAAGGCAACGGGGGTACCACGCCCATGCGCTTCTTTGTGTCGCTGTCGTCTCCCCCCCATCCAACGTCAGCGTGGAGTGGTTCACCGCCGACGACAGCGCCACCGCGCCATCGGACTACCAGCAAGCCTCCGGCACGCTGA
- a CDS encoding GAF domain-containing protein gives MPAVRPSRAPQDAAAWQALDMLCRLGLGLAPIAAEVCALLRQLVGADAAALFWLHDDGQPAGFHHEDSPASVRNLFLNEFHLFAAPGEPNIVALARPDGPRVGRLLSPGAAHYRSNSHNLLMRPNGHEHTLDLRVEAQGRPRAVAALFRAPGPGFSDEQAARLERAGVSLARAFRTGADQDNIAQATGHVLLDSDGCRPLMADAAALHLLQNAHLPGLGLYGATTADLPVDLPRHLHLRPGEQRHIPVPGGLLHARIHALQPLAGTASASGAAQWLLTLQLQRPQQIDVVRRVLALPLTPLQREIAVLAGLGHARADSLALAGVSNAALKKHLATILDVAGANDWEGLARTLRPQPS, from the coding sequence ATGCCCGCAGTACGCCCCTCCCGCGCTCCGCAAGACGCCGCCGCCTGGCAGGCGCTGGACATGCTGTGCCGCCTGGGACTGGGCCTGGCGCCCATTGCCGCCGAGGTATGCGCCCTGCTGCGCCAACTGGTGGGAGCCGACGCCGCCGCCCTGTTCTGGCTTCACGACGACGGCCAGCCTGCGGGCTTCCACCACGAGGACTCGCCCGCCAGCGTGCGCAACCTGTTCCTCAACGAGTTCCACCTGTTCGCGGCCCCGGGCGAGCCCAACATCGTTGCCCTGGCCCGGCCCGACGGACCGCGCGTGGGGAGGCTGCTGTCGCCCGGCGCCGCGCACTACCGCTCCAACAGCCACAACCTGCTGATGCGCCCCAACGGCCATGAGCACACGCTGGACCTGCGCGTGGAGGCGCAAGGCCGTCCGCGCGCCGTGGCGGCACTGTTCCGGGCTCCGGGCCCAGGCTTCAGCGATGAGCAGGCCGCCCGGCTGGAACGCGCGGGCGTAAGCCTGGCCCGCGCCTTCAGGACCGGGGCCGATCAGGACAACATCGCCCAGGCCACCGGCCATGTGCTGCTGGACAGTGATGGCTGCCGTCCTCTCATGGCCGACGCCGCCGCACTGCACCTGCTGCAGAACGCCCATCTGCCGGGCCTGGGCCTGTATGGCGCCACCACGGCCGACCTGCCGGTCGATTTGCCACGCCACCTGCACCTGCGCCCCGGTGAGCAGCGGCACATCCCCGTGCCCGGCGGACTGCTGCACGCGCGCATCCACGCGCTGCAACCGCTGGCCGGCACGGCGAGCGCGAGCGGCGCTGCCCAGTGGCTGCTGACGCTGCAGCTCCAGCGCCCCCAGCAAATCGACGTGGTGCGCCGCGTGCTGGCGCTGCCGCTCACGCCGCTGCAGCGCGAAATCGCCGTCCTGGCCGGGCTGGGCCATGCACGGGCGGACAGCCTGGCGCTGGCCGGGGTAAGCAACGCCGCACTCAAGAAGCACCTGGCCACCATCCTCGACGTGGCGGGCGCCAACGACTGGGAGGGCCTGGCCCGCACCCTGCGGCCGCAGCCGTCGTAG
- a CDS encoding DoxX family protein, producing MTHSKPPLLSHGTEQGIALLRISLGVMWISHALLKLLVFTLPGTAQFFAQVGLPGFLAYPVFAMELLGGLAMVLGIYARQVSLALVPIMAGATWVHLPNGWVFTSPQGGWEYPLFLLVASIALWLLGDGALALRRSLWATPGMGRS from the coding sequence ATGACCCATTCCAAACCACCTCTTCTCTCCCACGGCACCGAACAGGGCATCGCGCTGCTGCGCATCAGCCTCGGGGTGATGTGGATCTCGCACGCCCTGCTGAAACTGCTGGTGTTCACCCTGCCCGGCACGGCGCAATTCTTCGCGCAAGTGGGGCTGCCGGGCTTTCTGGCCTACCCCGTCTTCGCCATGGAACTGCTGGGCGGCCTGGCGATGGTGCTGGGCATCTACGCCCGCCAGGTGTCCCTGGCCCTGGTGCCCATCATGGCCGGCGCCACCTGGGTGCACCTGCCCAACGGCTGGGTCTTCACCAGCCCCCAGGGAGGCTGGGAATACCCCCTGTTCCTGCTCGTGGCCAGCATAGCGCTCTGGCTGCTGGGCGACGGCGCCCTGGCCCTGCGGCGCAGCCTTTGGGCCACGCCCGGCATGGGCCGTTCGTGA
- a CDS encoding ornithine cyclodeaminase: protein MTRLIDLPTLSRLVRDIGPARFLEGLAARIEADFRRWPAFEKSARLAHHSARGVIELMPVCDGERYSFKYVNGHPGNPLLGLPTVMAFGVLADVATGMPLLLSEATLLTALRTAATSALAARALARPGGRRMALIGNGAQGEFQALAFHTLAGTTEIALYDTDPSATDKLQRNLADLRPGLRLIRAGSVEEAVRGAAIVTTATAAKRRAAVLTPGMVEPGMHLNAVGGDCPGKTELHPEVLRGARIFVEYEPQTRVEGDIQQLAPDHPVTELWRVLAGLAPGRQHDGEVTVFDSVGFALEDHAALCHVHALAEERGLGTSIALVPEAGEPKDLFARTLGAAEGGG, encoded by the coding sequence ATGACCCGCCTCATCGACCTCCCCACGCTCTCGCGCCTCGTGCGCGACATCGGCCCCGCGCGTTTCCTGGAAGGCCTCGCCGCGCGGATCGAAGCCGACTTCCGCCGCTGGCCTGCCTTCGAGAAGTCGGCACGCCTGGCCCACCATTCGGCGCGCGGCGTGATCGAACTGATGCCGGTGTGCGACGGCGAGCGCTACAGCTTCAAGTACGTCAACGGCCATCCCGGCAACCCCCTGCTGGGGCTGCCCACGGTCATGGCCTTCGGCGTGCTGGCCGACGTGGCCACGGGCATGCCGCTGCTGCTGTCCGAGGCCACGCTGCTCACGGCGCTGCGCACGGCCGCCACATCGGCCCTGGCGGCGCGCGCGCTCGCGCGGCCCGGCGGGCGGCGCATGGCACTGATCGGCAACGGCGCGCAGGGCGAATTCCAGGCCCTGGCCTTCCATACGCTGGCGGGCACCACCGAGATCGCGCTGTACGACACCGACCCGTCCGCCACGGACAAGCTGCAGCGCAACCTCGCGGACCTGCGGCCCGGTCTGCGCCTGATCCGCGCGGGCTCGGTGGAAGAGGCCGTGCGCGGCGCGGCCATCGTGACCACGGCCACCGCCGCCAAGCGCCGCGCCGCGGTGCTCACGCCCGGGATGGTCGAGCCCGGCATGCACCTCAATGCCGTGGGCGGCGACTGCCCCGGCAAGACCGAACTGCACCCCGAGGTGCTGCGCGGCGCGCGCATCTTCGTCGAGTACGAGCCCCAGACGCGCGTGGAGGGCGACATCCAGCAGCTCGCGCCCGACCACCCCGTGACCGAACTCTGGCGCGTGCTCGCGGGCCTGGCCCCGGGCCGCCAGCACGACGGCGAGGTGACGGTGTTCGACTCCGTGGGCTTCGCGCTCGAAGACCACGCCGCGCTGTGCCATGTGCACGCGCTGGCCGAGGAGCGCGGCCTGGGCACCTCCATTGCGCTGGTGCCCGAGGCGGGCGAGCCCAAGGACCTGTTCGCACGCACGCTGGGCGCGGCGGAAGGCGGTGGCTGA
- a CDS encoding HAD-IIB family hydrolase, which produces MMPLAGWHAGKAASLRGLLTDIDDTLTTDGAVTADALQALAALKAAGLHVIPITGRPVGWSEPFAQVWPVDAIVAENGAVALRRNAAGGLDRLYQQDAATRAANFARMQEVLAEIEARVPGARRATDSAGRECDIAIDHSEFTQMPQEDIDRCVALMRAAGMNATVSSIHINGWYGAHNKLEGARWIVRELLGRDLDAELDRWVYIGDSTNDQLMFEHFPHSVGVANIARFVPQLTHLPRYVTQGERGAGFAELAQAILRPVGR; this is translated from the coding sequence ATGATGCCCCTGGCCGGCTGGCACGCAGGGAAAGCCGCCAGCCTGCGCGGCCTGCTCACCGACATCGACGACACCCTCACCACCGACGGTGCCGTCACCGCCGATGCGCTCCAGGCGCTGGCGGCCCTGAAGGCCGCCGGGCTGCACGTCATTCCCATCACCGGCCGCCCCGTGGGCTGGAGCGAGCCCTTCGCACAGGTCTGGCCCGTGGATGCCATCGTGGCCGAGAACGGCGCGGTGGCGCTGCGGCGCAATGCCGCGGGCGGGCTCGACCGGCTCTACCAGCAGGACGCCGCCACGCGCGCCGCCAATTTCGCGCGCATGCAGGAGGTGCTGGCCGAGATCGAGGCCCGGGTGCCTGGAGCGCGGCGCGCCACCGACTCGGCGGGCCGCGAGTGCGACATCGCGATCGACCACAGCGAGTTCACGCAGATGCCGCAGGAAGACATCGACCGCTGCGTGGCGCTCATGCGCGCCGCGGGCATGAACGCCACGGTGAGCAGCATCCACATCAACGGCTGGTACGGCGCGCACAACAAGCTCGAAGGCGCACGCTGGATCGTGCGCGAGCTGCTGGGCCGCGACCTTGACGCCGAACTGGACCGCTGGGTCTACATCGGCGATTCGACCAACGACCAGCTCATGTTCGAGCACTTCCCGCACAGCGTGGGCGTGGCCAACATCGCGCGCTTCGTGCCGCAGCTCACCCACCTGCCGCGCTACGTGACCCAGGGCGAACGCGGCGCGGGCTTTGCCGAGCTGGCCCAGGCCATTCTCAGGCCAGTGGGCCGGTAG